In Haloarcula sp. H-GB4, a single genomic region encodes these proteins:
- a CDS encoding rhomboid family intramembrane serine protease, protein MMQSLPMPAMPAWLPWQEAVVFAVVIAVLLAVRRFSDARLGDEIRARLFLGVPWGTLLTIVGVAAVYLFLQGAWWHPRNPLVTPFRTWSYFYPFGMLTGAFTHGSQGHITGNLMGTLVYGTVAEYVWGHYPRKRGVQTFTSLRTNPFTRILAVPVAMFVVGVFSAVFAIGPIVGFSGVVFAIAGFALVTRPTLFLGAFLGNRVLDLLYSALRYPVSTASGQTRFVTPWWSNIAIQGHAIGILAGVVVALALLRSRDERPDTLRVFFATLVFAVAQGLWAVYIPLGGGRFRLFRWAGTALVFVLALVVAAATVGAGRSFYPSFDRRPASLAVMVLLIVLGALSLAAVPTNVVDLQADQLPEDGIEIRDYVVTYDENVPNAYFEGIWVPTQRGGASVNESGVIVASAEREVWIAAIQPGRLAVNGKERVTVGGPTWRESVYANRMDWSVLGNSSVYRVQLRREGGQPRTAYTSAPSTADVMLDGRNVTVAARQNGFDVVVTRGNETVGQAPLPANMTRTRIGGLTFERNRSKLYARTDGTRVKIAERRQQAARS, encoded by the coding sequence ATGATGCAGTCGCTGCCGATGCCGGCCATGCCCGCATGGCTCCCGTGGCAGGAAGCGGTCGTCTTCGCCGTGGTGATCGCTGTCCTCCTTGCCGTCCGACGCTTCTCGGATGCGCGACTCGGCGACGAGATACGGGCGCGACTCTTCCTCGGGGTCCCGTGGGGAACGCTGCTGACGATTGTGGGTGTCGCGGCGGTGTACCTGTTCCTGCAGGGCGCGTGGTGGCATCCACGGAACCCGCTTGTAACCCCGTTCCGGACGTGGTCGTACTTCTACCCGTTTGGGATGCTTACGGGGGCGTTCACCCACGGCAGTCAGGGCCACATCACGGGGAACCTCATGGGTACGCTGGTGTACGGGACGGTCGCCGAGTACGTCTGGGGACACTACCCTCGCAAGCGTGGGGTTCAGACCTTCACGTCGCTACGGACGAACCCGTTTACCCGAATTCTGGCTGTCCCCGTCGCCATGTTCGTTGTGGGCGTGTTCTCCGCGGTGTTCGCTATCGGGCCGATTGTGGGCTTTTCGGGCGTGGTGTTTGCCATTGCCGGGTTCGCGCTCGTGACGCGGCCGACGCTGTTTCTCGGCGCCTTTCTCGGGAACCGCGTGCTCGACCTCCTGTATTCGGCGCTTCGCTATCCGGTGTCGACAGCCTCGGGTCAGACCCGCTTTGTGACGCCGTGGTGGTCCAACATCGCTATTCAGGGGCACGCCATCGGCATTCTGGCAGGCGTCGTCGTGGCACTCGCACTACTTCGGAGTCGGGACGAACGCCCCGACACGCTGCGGGTGTTCTTTGCGACGCTCGTGTTCGCCGTCGCCCAGGGACTGTGGGCGGTGTACATACCGCTCGGCGGCGGCCGATTTCGGCTGTTCCGGTGGGCCGGAACGGCGCTGGTATTCGTTCTGGCGCTCGTCGTTGCTGCGGCGACCGTCGGTGCTGGCCGGAGTTTTTACCCGTCGTTCGACCGCCGCCCGGCGTCACTCGCAGTGATGGTTCTGCTCATCGTCCTCGGGGCACTGAGTCTCGCTGCCGTCCCAACCAACGTCGTGGACCTTCAGGCAGACCAGCTCCCCGAAGACGGAATCGAAATCAGAGACTACGTCGTGACCTACGACGAGAACGTCCCGAATGCGTACTTCGAAGGTATCTGGGTCCCAACACAGCGGGGCGGGGCGAGCGTCAACGAAAGCGGTGTCATCGTCGCCAGCGCAGAGCGGGAGGTCTGGATCGCCGCTATCCAGCCGGGCCGGCTCGCCGTCAACGGTAAGGAGCGGGTCACAGTCGGCGGGCCGACCTGGCGCGAATCGGTGTATGCGAACCGAATGGACTGGTCAGTACTCGGCAATTCCAGCGTCTACCGGGTCCAGCTCAGGCGCGAGGGCGGCCAGCCCCGGACGGCGTACACATCAGCGCCGTCAACGGCGGATGTGATGCTCGACGGACGGAACGTGACAGTGGCGGCCCGGCAGAACGGGTTCGACGTGGTCGTAACACGGGGGAACGAAACGGTCGGGCAGGCACCGCTCCCAGCGAACATGACGCGGACGCGGATCGGCGGGCTGACCTTCGAGCGGAACCGCTCGAAGCTGTACGCACGGACAGATGGTACTCGTGTCAAGATCGCGGAGCGTCGCCAGCAAGCGGCGCGGAGCTAG
- a CDS encoding glycosyltransferase family 4 protein: protein MTGTSPRVCFVVNAVGETSVPADIATAVVKYTDAEVDILAWFDAESFDGDDRVGVTCLDAPDTTVGADVQTVRRTAAILREYDVVQAHHNHSGSFAKAIARCLGVPSVSREGNMRKGFNRLGRVANGFTNPLADRVVCNSRAVYDSFTRWEDILLPEDRVRFIPNGVDFARIDAGRTVDWSAREVAGIDDDTALVGTAGMLTEQKDQATLVRALALARDRSATPIELVIAGDGPEEDALRRVTAEHGVTDAVHFLGYLDRRYVYKMLDEIDIYAMPSLWEGFSAAAVEGLATDNAAVFSEIPPFTEPYSDVALFHPTGDATRLADHLVTLASDIERRQRLATAGRELVQEKYEIRTVANAYRELYGELVD from the coding sequence ATGACCGGGACCAGCCCACGCGTCTGTTTCGTCGTCAACGCAGTCGGCGAGACGAGCGTCCCAGCCGATATCGCTACGGCGGTAGTGAAATACACCGACGCCGAGGTGGACATCCTCGCGTGGTTCGACGCCGAGTCCTTCGACGGCGACGACCGGGTGGGTGTCACCTGTCTTGACGCGCCGGACACGACGGTCGGGGCAGACGTACAGACCGTCAGACGCACCGCGGCGATACTCCGCGAGTACGATGTCGTGCAGGCTCACCACAACCACTCCGGGTCGTTCGCGAAGGCCATCGCACGGTGTCTCGGGGTCCCGTCGGTATCCCGAGAGGGGAACATGCGGAAGGGGTTCAACAGACTGGGGAGGGTAGCGAACGGATTCACGAATCCGCTGGCTGACCGCGTCGTCTGTAATTCACGGGCGGTATACGACTCGTTTACTCGCTGGGAGGACATCCTACTCCCCGAAGACCGTGTCAGGTTCATCCCAAACGGCGTTGACTTCGCCCGAATCGACGCCGGTCGAACAGTCGATTGGAGCGCCCGCGAGGTGGCCGGCATAGATGACGACACCGCTCTCGTCGGTACCGCGGGGATGCTCACCGAACAGAAAGACCAGGCGACGCTCGTCCGCGCGCTCGCTCTTGCCCGCGACCGCTCGGCCACCCCTATCGAGTTGGTCATCGCCGGCGACGGTCCGGAGGAAGACGCCCTCAGGAGAGTCACAGCAGAACACGGCGTCACCGACGCCGTCCACTTCCTCGGCTATCTCGATCGTCGATACGTCTACAAGATGCTCGACGAGATAGACATCTACGCGATGCCGTCGCTATGGGAGGGGTTCAGTGCCGCGGCCGTCGAGGGTCTGGCCACCGACAATGCGGCTGTCTTCTCTGAGATTCCACCGTTCACCGAGCCCTACAGCGACGTGGCGCTGTTCCACCCGACCGGGGACGCCACCCGTCTCGCAGACCATCTGGTCACGCTGGCCTCCGACATCGAACGACGCCAACGTCTCGCCACCGCGGGTCGAGAGCTGGTCCAAGAGAAGTACGAGATACGCACTGTTGCGAACGCGTATCGGGAGCTGTACGGCGAGCTAGTGGACTGA
- a CDS encoding METTL5 family protein yields the protein MPTKSALAQQLAVVAGFDNPRASLEQYRTPPDLAAHLVHTADLQGDVQGQTVVDLGCGTGMLSLGAALRSPARVVGLDIDPAPLSTARENERKVGSTTPVSWVRADATTAPLCPPAGETTVVMNPPFGAQSDNEHADRRFLETAASIAGVSYSIHNDGSQSFVESFTDDNGGEVTHAFETEFDLPRQFDFHESDRQAITAEVYRIDWT from the coding sequence ATGCCGACAAAGAGTGCGCTCGCCCAACAACTCGCCGTTGTCGCCGGGTTCGACAACCCGCGGGCCAGTCTCGAACAGTACCGGACACCGCCGGATCTGGCGGCCCATCTGGTCCATACTGCGGACCTCCAGGGCGATGTTCAGGGACAGACTGTCGTCGATCTGGGCTGTGGCACCGGGATGCTGTCGCTGGGTGCAGCGTTGCGGTCGCCGGCGCGGGTGGTCGGACTAGATATCGACCCCGCACCGCTGTCGACGGCGCGCGAAAACGAGCGGAAGGTCGGGTCGACGACGCCAGTGTCGTGGGTGCGAGCGGATGCCACCACAGCCCCGCTGTGTCCGCCCGCCGGAGAAACTACAGTCGTGATGAACCCTCCCTTTGGTGCACAGTCGGACAACGAACACGCTGACCGTCGGTTCCTCGAAACTGCCGCATCCATCGCGGGCGTTTCGTACTCGATTCACAACGACGGAAGCCAATCGTTTGTCGAATCCTTTACCGACGACAACGGCGGCGAGGTGACCCACGCTTTCGAGACGGAGTTCGACCTGCCGCGACAGTTCGATTTCCACGAGTCGGACCGGCAGGCGATTACCGCAGAAGTGTACCGCATCGACTGGACCTAG
- a CDS encoding TrmB family transcriptional regulator, whose amino-acid sequence MSDPADVFDLVGLTEYEATALEQLLSLGRTTAPNLAEASGIPKARVYGVLESLSDRGFIKVIPGRPKEYQPKSPSDILDRAVENRRQSYESFAADMDSYRDAFLAEYQPRFEQASEDISPTAELFHVVDVGEPSERETRRLYDDADETLRVITNSFAYLDSVSEALEDALERGVDVSVLFLHPDNLPPEKAAVQSNIVDRLATNFPAVDVRFSPEKLPWRGTLMDPSMDYEGGEAILLVEEPDVPNHMRQAALTENGSFVAGMKRYFDLVWEYESVADSQ is encoded by the coding sequence ATGAGCGACCCTGCGGACGTGTTCGACCTGGTTGGGCTGACTGAATACGAGGCGACGGCGCTGGAACAGTTGCTCTCGCTCGGCCGAACGACGGCTCCGAATCTCGCCGAAGCGAGTGGCATCCCCAAGGCCCGCGTCTACGGCGTACTGGAGTCGCTGTCCGACCGCGGCTTCATCAAGGTGATACCCGGCCGCCCCAAGGAGTACCAGCCAAAATCTCCCAGCGACATCCTCGACCGGGCCGTCGAAAACCGCAGGCAATCATATGAATCGTTCGCCGCCGACATGGACTCCTACCGCGACGCCTTTCTCGCCGAGTACCAACCGCGGTTTGAACAGGCAAGCGAAGACATATCACCGACGGCCGAACTGTTCCACGTCGTCGACGTCGGCGAACCGAGCGAACGCGAGACCCGACGGCTGTACGACGACGCCGACGAAACGCTTCGGGTGATCACCAATAGCTTCGCCTATCTGGACAGTGTCAGCGAGGCGCTGGAAGACGCTCTTGAGAGGGGCGTTGACGTCTCTGTTCTCTTCCTGCACCCGGACAATCTTCCGCCGGAGAAGGCCGCAGTACAGTCGAATATCGTTGACCGACTGGCTACAAACTTCCCCGCCGTAGACGTACGCTTCAGCCCCGAGAAACTGCCCTGGCGCGGCACCCTGATGGACCCCAGTATGGACTACGAAGGCGGGGAAGCTATTCTGCTGGTCGAGGAACCCGATGTCCCCAACCACATGCGGCAGGCCGCCTTGACCGAGAACGGTTCCTTCGTCGCCGGGATGAAGCGGTACTTCGATTTGGTGTGGGAGTACGAGAGTGTCGCGGACTCCCAGTGA
- a CDS encoding helix-turn-helix domain-containing protein, with amino-acid sequence MSSEVFTAADEEEESGPCAVIESLEQIGSRWRLVVLHELQNGEQRFNELKRATDASSRTLSRVLDDLQEMGFVDRRLEEDAPVATYYQLTPKGESLCPVFAEIEGWAEEWLAGCES; translated from the coding sequence ATGTCATCTGAAGTATTCACTGCCGCGGACGAGGAGGAAGAGAGCGGGCCGTGTGCCGTCATTGAGTCGCTGGAACAGATCGGGTCGCGCTGGCGCCTTGTCGTACTCCACGAACTCCAGAACGGCGAACAGCGGTTCAACGAACTCAAACGCGCCACCGACGCCAGCTCTCGCACCCTCTCGCGGGTCCTCGACGACCTCCAGGAGATGGGCTTTGTCGACCGGCGGCTCGAAGAAGACGCACCCGTCGCGACGTACTATCAGCTCACGCCCAAGGGCGAATCCCTCTGTCCGGTGTTCGCCGAAATCGAGGGCTGGGCCGAGGAGTGGCTGGCCGGTTGCGAAAGTTAA
- a CDS encoding carbamoyltransferase C-terminal domain-containing protein: MHLGIVPANDGSHHDPSACLVERGEVRAFVEQERMSRDKHAEGQFPLEAIEEVLSIASISIRDVSTISLSRNYDNRRKALGRLARRGYNSTTSGRFERLYDTVMLPLKQSTQLTNEKLRSLTASKLSTHFDIDQSELPEIRCRNHQHTHATSAFLPSGFDEALVVSLDNYGGHLSGGVYHGEGSQLRMLESFPRFNSLGRFFGDFTAFLGFRRSNGEGKVMGLAPYGEPNEHIGSVVESYYTVEDGHYDVEALTYRKPSDAVAKLERDLGFDQRYWRDEIEQRHKDVAFHLQRAVEDIVSQLSEFYLEREGLSKVCLAGGVALNCKMNKRIRELDAVEDMFVQPAANDAGGALGAAYIDSVEAGDSIAEMHHPYFGTAYTTEEVTAVCDELKVDYDVVDDPPERAAERLADGELVGWFQGGMEGGPRALGNRSILADPRSPDSLDRVNRYVKHREEWRPFAPSMLRSAGEQYLEGELSKAARFMIDTYETTAAAREAIPATLHPADDTTRPQIVTADANPRYHSLISAFEDRTGVGAVLNTSFNDSGEPMVRSPQEAIRDFYSMGLDVLFVEDVMIEK, encoded by the coding sequence ATGCATCTGGGTATCGTTCCCGCCAATGATGGGTCACATCACGACCCGAGTGCCTGTCTCGTCGAGCGGGGCGAAGTACGGGCATTCGTCGAACAAGAGCGGATGAGTCGGGACAAACACGCCGAGGGGCAGTTCCCGCTTGAAGCCATCGAAGAGGTCCTCTCTATCGCGTCTATCTCTATCCGCGATGTCTCGACGATTTCGCTTTCGCGGAACTACGACAACCGACGGAAAGCGCTTGGCCGTCTCGCCCGTCGGGGGTACAACTCGACAACATCGGGCCGTTTCGAACGGCTCTACGACACTGTCATGTTACCGCTCAAACAGAGCACGCAGTTGACAAACGAGAAACTCCGGTCGCTGACGGCCTCGAAACTGAGCACCCATTTCGACATTGACCAGTCCGAACTCCCCGAGATTCGCTGCCGCAACCATCAACACACCCATGCGACGAGCGCGTTTTTGCCCAGCGGATTCGACGAAGCACTGGTCGTCTCGTTGGACAACTACGGCGGTCACCTATCCGGTGGCGTGTACCACGGTGAGGGGTCTCAACTGCGGATGTTGGAGTCGTTCCCGCGGTTCAACTCTCTGGGTCGGTTCTTCGGTGACTTCACCGCCTTCCTGGGCTTCCGTCGGTCTAATGGTGAAGGGAAAGTCATGGGACTGGCCCCCTACGGAGAACCGAATGAACACATCGGTTCCGTGGTGGAGTCCTACTACACCGTCGAGGATGGGCACTACGATGTCGAGGCGTTGACCTATCGTAAGCCCAGCGACGCTGTCGCGAAACTAGAACGTGACCTCGGGTTCGACCAGCGATACTGGCGCGACGAAATCGAGCAACGTCACAAAGACGTCGCGTTCCACTTACAACGAGCCGTCGAGGACATCGTCTCGCAACTGTCCGAGTTCTATCTCGAGCGCGAGGGCCTGTCGAAGGTCTGTTTGGCCGGCGGCGTCGCACTCAACTGCAAGATGAACAAACGAATTCGGGAGCTAGACGCCGTCGAGGACATGTTCGTCCAGCCTGCGGCCAACGACGCGGGCGGCGCACTCGGTGCCGCTTACATCGACAGCGTCGAGGCAGGCGACAGTATCGCCGAGATGCACCACCCGTACTTCGGGACGGCGTACACCACCGAGGAGGTGACAGCTGTTTGCGATGAACTGAAAGTCGACTACGACGTAGTAGATGACCCACCGGAACGGGCTGCAGAGCGACTCGCCGACGGCGAGCTGGTCGGCTGGTTCCAAGGCGGAATGGAAGGCGGTCCCCGGGCGCTCGGCAATCGGTCGATACTGGCGGACCCGCGGTCACCTGACTCGCTTGACCGCGTCAATCGGTACGTGAAACACCGGGAGGAGTGGCGACCGTTCGCCCCATCGATGCTGCGCTCGGCGGGCGAGCAGTATCTCGAAGGCGAACTCTCGAAGGCCGCACGGTTCATGATAGATACCTACGAGACAACTGCTGCCGCGAGAGAAGCGATTCCGGCGACTCTACACCCGGCGGACGACACCACCCGGCCACAGATCGTGACGGCGGATGCCAACCCCCGGTATCACTCGCTTATCTCTGCGTTCGAGGACCGAACTGGCGTCGGTGCCGTTCTGAACACCAGTTTCAATGACAGCGGCGAACCGATGGTACGGTCGCCACAGGAGGCGATACGGGATTTCTACTCCATGGGACTCGACGTACTGTTCGTCGAAGACGTGATGATCGAAAAGTGA
- a CDS encoding sulfatase — MSTPNIVWITLDSLRSDHTTIGGYERDTTPEMADIAASGHGFDTCIAHSKSTLPSSGAILTGYAPTHTNIGIKGNAVPDSITTVAERFQDAGYRTACLSRNSYLSSATNLDRGFDRFQWLASSTIHQAGAKTLASYLWNIRSHSAGLTMDTSKHASPLLMNGVAKRWLGDFESESKPFFFYLHYNEPHRPYYPPGKYLDTFTDDLEMSGREAAERALEIHYNLDEIIANGCELTDEEWAALRAMYDSEIAYTDEMVGQLVSNLRSLNLGDTIIVITGDHGELFGEWGLLSHSYVLNDAVTRVPLVIDGLEDPLAVGDDDIIQHSDVMRTLLEVAGVDGSDTIGVDLREEGREFAVSQRGPNTYEELLTHNPDFDYSAFHTATLSGLRTEEWRYQESEAGSELFEVTDEETDVREAHPEVAESLQSDLADWIEANGQPVSGGQQEEFSGAVQRQLRDLGYME, encoded by the coding sequence ATGTCGACGCCGAACATCGTCTGGATAACTCTCGACAGCCTTCGGTCGGATCACACGACGATCGGGGGATACGAGCGCGACACGACCCCGGAGATGGCCGATATAGCTGCTTCGGGCCACGGGTTCGATACGTGCATCGCTCACAGTAAATCCACACTGCCCTCCAGTGGCGCCATCTTGACTGGCTATGCTCCAACCCACACGAATATCGGCATCAAGGGGAACGCAGTCCCTGACAGCATTACTACTGTCGCGGAACGGTTCCAAGACGCCGGCTACCGGACGGCCTGCCTGTCGCGCAACTCCTATCTGAGCTCGGCGACCAATCTTGACCGCGGCTTCGATCGGTTTCAGTGGCTCGCGTCCTCAACAATTCATCAGGCCGGTGCAAAGACCCTCGCCTCGTACCTCTGGAACATCCGGAGCCACTCGGCCGGGCTGACGATGGACACGTCAAAACACGCGTCGCCACTGCTGATGAACGGTGTTGCGAAGCGATGGCTGGGCGACTTCGAATCCGAGTCCAAGCCATTCTTTTTTTATCTCCATTATAATGAACCCCACCGACCCTATTATCCGCCGGGAAAATACCTTGATACCTTTACTGATGATCTTGAAATGTCCGGACGTGAGGCCGCTGAACGTGCGCTCGAGATCCACTACAACCTCGATGAAATCATCGCAAACGGCTGCGAGCTGACCGATGAGGAGTGGGCCGCCCTGCGTGCGATGTACGACTCGGAAATCGCCTACACCGATGAGATGGTCGGTCAGCTTGTCTCGAATTTGCGCTCGCTCAACCTCGGTGACACCATCATCGTGATTACGGGCGACCATGGCGAATTATTCGGCGAGTGGGGATTGCTTTCGCACAGCTACGTCCTGAACGACGCCGTTACCCGCGTCCCGCTCGTTATTGACGGACTCGAGGATCCGTTAGCCGTCGGCGACGACGACATCATCCAGCATAGCGACGTAATGCGGACGCTGCTTGAAGTCGCCGGCGTGGACGGTTCAGATACCATCGGAGTCGACCTCCGTGAGGAAGGTCGTGAGTTCGCCGTTTCCCAGCGGGGCCCGAACACCTACGAAGAACTACTCACACACAACCCTGACTTTGATTACTCAGCGTTCCACACCGCGACGCTGAGCGGGCTCCGGACAGAGGAGTGGCGCTATCAGGAGAGCGAAGCAGGTTCAGAACTGTTCGAGGTAACCGATGAGGAAACCGACGTGCGTGAGGCGCACCCAGAGGTGGCCGAGTCGCTACAGTCCGATTTAGCGGACTGGATTGAGGCGAACGGCCAGCCAGTATCGGGGGGCCAACAAGAGGAGTTCTCTGGTGCGGTCCAGCGCCAGCTTCGGGACCTTGGCTACATGGAATGA
- the aglJ gene encoding S-layer glycoprotein N-glycosyltransferase AglJ, translating to MADRDDVCILLPTFNEAETIESVVSGFREQGFDNVLVIDGGSTDGTPDLAESVGARVVEQSGSGKGQAVREAVTRHIKQPYVLMADGDETYRPDEADRLLEPLLSGQADHVIGNRFADMQPGAMTKLNQVGNRIINRSFETIHGRDLTDILSGYRAFTRQSFQRSSLTASGFGIETEMAVECVKHNISTAVVPITYQPRPDESDTNLRPFRDGATIILTLYQMAKTNNPLFYFGSVGLGSTVVGFLLGAYVAYDWVVNSISHEVIAVVGSFAILLGIQLLMFGVLSDMLVAVNREQTRRLEDIAVQLTHESRNQSADVFDDQQVSGTEGTEDSDTETEPAVSPHQSDK from the coding sequence ATGGCCGACCGAGACGACGTCTGTATACTGTTGCCGACATTCAACGAGGCCGAAACTATCGAGTCGGTCGTGTCCGGGTTCCGTGAGCAAGGGTTCGACAACGTCCTCGTCATTGACGGTGGTTCGACTGACGGGACACCGGATCTCGCCGAATCAGTCGGCGCACGAGTCGTTGAACAGTCTGGCTCGGGAAAGGGACAGGCTGTCAGGGAGGCGGTGACGCGCCACATCAAGCAGCCGTACGTCCTGATGGCCGACGGCGACGAAACCTATCGGCCCGACGAGGCGGACAGGCTACTCGAACCGCTGTTGTCGGGCCAGGCCGACCACGTCATCGGAAACCGGTTTGCGGATATGCAACCCGGCGCGATGACGAAGCTGAACCAGGTCGGCAACCGTATCATCAACAGGTCCTTCGAAACGATTCACGGACGGGACCTCACTGATATTCTTTCAGGGTATCGTGCGTTCACGCGCCAGTCCTTCCAGCGGAGTTCGCTGACGGCCTCGGGCTTCGGTATCGAGACGGAGATGGCCGTCGAGTGTGTCAAACACAACATCTCGACGGCGGTAGTACCAATCACCTATCAACCCCGTCCCGACGAGTCCGACACGAACCTTCGCCCGTTCCGAGACGGTGCGACGATCATCCTGACGCTGTACCAGATGGCAAAAACCAATAATCCGCTCTTTTACTTCGGGAGCGTCGGCCTCGGGAGCACTGTAGTCGGGTTCCTCCTCGGGGCGTACGTGGCCTACGACTGGGTTGTCAACAGCATCTCACACGAGGTGATTGCAGTTGTGGGCTCCTTCGCTATTCTACTGGGGATTCAGCTTCTCATGTTCGGCGTCCTGTCGGATATGCTCGTGGCGGTGAACCGCGAACAGACGCGCCGGCTGGAGGACATCGCCGTCCAGCTCACACACGAGAGCCGCAATCAGTCGGCGGACGTGTTTGACGACCAGCAGGTCAGCGGCACGGAGGGCACCGAAGACAGCGACACAGAGACAGAGCCGGCGGTATCTCCGCACCAGTCCGACAAGTAA
- a CDS encoding alkaline phosphatase family protein, giving the protein MVLVVLGIDALDPELVDPADHPNLTLDSYRSIETINSVEGEPSTHELWPTIITGLSPEEHGLELEDGVAWENPLLRYGSAAASYLLPDGIQTRIGAWLLNNTGEDAFRVPATYYQNEGISTVFDGREAATIGIPNYVVDPDIEDREHSLRRNLGDLFERDQSARGGHTSSDPVAFYEQCLEMSMIRLARARRALRGGQKSLVFAYTSGLDLIGHVTYDQPTLQMQAYDELDEFVGELRDDLHEDDELLLVSDHGLQDGVHTHEAMVAATDNRLVDDVGSVLDVRAAIESELDAHDHDGSGRGQRLSMGQNDAVTSQLEDLGYM; this is encoded by the coding sequence ATGGTGCTGGTCGTTCTTGGTATCGACGCGCTGGATCCGGAGCTGGTAGACCCTGCGGACCATCCGAACCTCACGCTCGATAGCTACCGATCTATCGAGACAATAAACAGCGTTGAAGGGGAGCCAAGTACCCACGAACTGTGGCCGACGATTATCACCGGTCTTTCTCCCGAAGAGCATGGGCTCGAACTCGAGGACGGTGTGGCCTGGGAGAACCCCTTGCTACGGTACGGGAGCGCGGCCGCGAGCTACCTGCTTCCCGACGGGATTCAAACCAGAATTGGTGCGTGGCTGCTCAACAATACCGGCGAAGACGCGTTCCGTGTTCCAGCGACCTACTACCAGAACGAAGGGATATCGACGGTATTCGACGGTCGTGAGGCCGCGACCATCGGCATCCCGAACTACGTTGTCGATCCCGATATCGAGGACCGAGAACACAGCCTTCGGCGGAACCTCGGAGACCTGTTCGAACGCGACCAGAGCGCCCGGGGTGGTCATACCTCATCCGACCCAGTAGCGTTCTACGAGCAGTGTCTGGAGATGTCAATGATTCGCCTCGCCCGGGCGCGAAGAGCACTCAGAGGCGGCCAAAAGAGTCTGGTCTTCGCGTACACGAGCGGACTTGACCTTATCGGCCACGTCACCTACGACCAGCCGACTCTCCAGATGCAGGCCTACGACGAACTCGACGAGTTCGTGGGTGAACTGCGGGATGACCTCCACGAGGACGATGAACTTCTTCTCGTGAGCGACCACGGGCTACAGGACGGCGTCCACACCCACGAGGCAATGGTCGCGGCGACGGACAACCGTCTCGTTGACGATGTCGGGAGCGTACTGGATGTCCGTGCGGCCATCGAGTCCGAACTGGACGCCCACGACCACGACGGCAGCGGCCGCGGGCAGCGACTCTCGATGGGGCAGAATGACGCCGTCACCTCGCAACTTGAAGACCTCGGGTATATGTAA
- a CDS encoding DoxX family protein, protein MAFESAAAGELFLLGRLLFGGVLAFMGLNHFQNAGQMAPYAEAKGLPAPAASVYGSGGLLLVSGVLVILGAYPVIAAGALATFLVASAVMMHNFWAVPDDQMQDEMTQFLKNIALAGGAVSLLAVAGTSWPYSVGMSLF, encoded by the coding sequence ATGGCGTTTGAGTCTGCGGCGGCGGGCGAACTGTTCCTGCTCGGCCGACTCCTGTTCGGCGGGGTACTTGCCTTCATGGGCCTGAACCACTTCCAGAACGCCGGGCAGATGGCCCCCTACGCGGAGGCGAAGGGGCTCCCAGCACCTGCGGCGTCGGTCTACGGGAGCGGCGGGCTACTCCTCGTCAGCGGCGTCCTCGTCATCCTCGGTGCGTACCCCGTCATCGCGGCCGGGGCGCTGGCGACGTTCCTCGTCGCTTCCGCCGTCATGATGCACAACTTCTGGGCGGTCCCGGACGATCAGATGCAAGACGAGATGACGCAGTTCCTCAAGAACATCGCCCTCGCCGGCGGCGCGGTGTCACTGCTTGCAGTGGCCGGCACGTCGTGGCCATACAGCGTCGGTATGTCTCTGTTCTGA